One Rhinolophus ferrumequinum isolate MPI-CBG mRhiFer1 chromosome 10, mRhiFer1_v1.p, whole genome shotgun sequence genomic window, atatGCTGGTCCAACATTTTCCGTTTCCAATTAGTTGTGTGGGACCTCCTCAAGGTTGGTGCTAGCAACAGAACAACTTCAATGGTATTATAAGATACACCCTCTCCAGGTGGAAGGATTGCAAAAAGcccaaatagaaaaatggatcttggggtggccagatggctcagttggttagagcacaagctctcaacaacaaggttgccggttcaatacccgcatgggctggtgggctgcaactaagattgaaaacgtcaactggacttggagctgagctgcaccctccacaactagattgaaggacaacgacttggaactgatgggtcctggagaaacacactgttccccaataaaaaaatttaaaaaaaaaaaagaaagaaaaatggatctCTTCCTCCAGAATGATAAGACTTATTCTCAAGTCCAGGTTTTGGCAAGTGGAGAGAAAGACTGTATTTCAACCCTTATTTTCACCCCAAAGCAAACCTTCGTTAACTACTCAGTGGCCTTGGGCAAActccttaacttctctgtttcttcatctacaaagtGGGGATTGATGTGCTCAGCACAGGGTAGGACACAGAGGAGGCACTCAATGCGAGGCAACTATTATTGAGGATAACCAGGTCCCCTCATCCCCTCCGCCTTCCCTGAGAAGGCCTAAAGTACTCAGGGCCtactactccccacccccaccaaggcTGGTATACCCACCGTCAGTACCAGCAAGCACAGCATGGCCAGGGGGTAGCCCAGGTTCCGCTGCCAGGCTGAAGCCTTCCGCCGCTTCTCTGTGGAGGAATGGGAAGCTGTTAGCAAGAGTCTGGAATGAGGGGCTCTTTCCTCTTTGGGGAAACCCAGGTATCCCAATCCCTGTCAACCCACATACCCAGCAGCACCCTCTGTGTCTGCAGAGTCAGGACCTGTCTGTGCAGCAGCTCCATGTCCAAAGGCAGCCAGCAAGAGGTGGGATCTGAGGGCAGAGAGGATGGTGCTGCCTCTGCCCAAGTCCCGCCCACCATCCCGGCTGGGAAGAATTTCAACTCACTACAAATCCTGCGGGTCAAAGCTGCTTCCTCAAAGGCTGAGCAGTACAGCTGCTCCTCCAGGTCTTCCAGCAGCTAGGggcaggggaaagggagagactTACATTTACAGGCTCCCAGATCCCAAGGGCCCCAAGAACACCTCATTCATCCCAGGGCTTCAGGGTCCCATTCCTTCCCCTACCCCTGTGGCCAGCAACTTTATCCATCCCTCCCAGCTGCCTTGTGTTCTGTATGTCTGGTAACAAGGTCCAGATGATGGGATGAAGGATAGATACAGGAACCAACAAAGGCTGTGGCCCTCTGTGTGGTGTGCCCTACACAACCGTAGGGAGGGTTGCTTCGTCGTTTAGCTCCAGCTTTGCAGGAAGCTCACCCCACAGCATCAAAGGAGAAGGAGCACTACATACCCGGGGCTTGACCAGCAGCTTCCCAGTGACCGAGAACATGCGGGCGAGACCCAGTGGGGtacacactgtggggacagaatccagTCACCTGTCAggcccttctcttttctctccaccaCTTCCCCTACTCACTCCCTCCATTCCTTCTCCTTCCACCCTGGTGGCTCTGGCCCAAGGACCTTACCCTTCCAGACCCTGACCACTCACCCAGGAGCAGCAGGACCCCAAGGAAGGAGATGCACGAGTAGAGGTAGGGAAGGTAGTACTCCCAGAAGTCTAAGGgtaaaaaaaggtaaagggggcCCGTCACTTTCCCGCTTACTGGAGCTGGCAGGCCTCAGAAACTAGGCAAGGATACAACATAAAAGCCTACAGGGGTCAGGCAAATAATGCAATTCAGGAACGCTGGGCCATGCCAGCAGAAGAGGGAGTGGCAGCACCACACTGGGGATCCTAAGCCTTACCTAAAGGGCACAACTGCCATTCGGCTCTAGTCACCAGGAACTAGTGTAGCCAGATCCTCAACCTTGTCAAGCAAAGCCCGAGATCTGGATATTAATGTGAAACCTCCCAACGTTCACATGTCAACAACTGactcatatattttttgaaatcatTGCATGGGCCCTGCGGAACATTTGTACAGGTTGGATTTGGGCTGAAGTCCATCACTTGGCAACGTCAGTCTAATGGAGGTGATCCCAACCTCAGAGGAATACAGTTGTTCCCAGCAAGGGACCATCAGCCAACCAGAGAGCCCCTCAGCATGGAGAGTGGGAAGGAAGCTGGCTCGCTCACCATAGAGTGACTCCCTGCTGGCCTTGTTGTTGTCCACAATGGCTGACGCCACCCACACCATCCCCAGCACCAGCAGAGTGAGGAGCATCAACATTACCACCGTCTCGTAGACCCGGCCCAGGACACCCTGCGGGAGAAGGCAATGCGTGAGGGGGTGGTCAACAGCAGGCCCgtgtggggaaggaaggaaacacgGGAGATGGCAGCCTGGCCGAGGCGACCAGTGGGGACTGGATTTGGGAGCCAGGGGAGGGTGCTTACCTCTTATTCTGTTAAACCACTCTGTCCTCCTACCCCCCAATCTGGGGCCCTTCCCTCTCCTAGATATTTGTGATTTGtatcacccccaacccccagatCTGGTCTGCATCACACAAGCTCTTTGCCCTCTGGTTTCCTGTTCAGTTTGCCCAATGGGAAGGACCAGCAGCTCCCCTGATGGGCGGCCCCACCTCCCCAGCTTCAACTATCAGTATGTTCCAGAAGCTGtttcttccctctgcttccacAGGTCTAAGGGTGGTAATGACTTCCTGCTGTCACTAGCACCTCAAACTTTTTGTTGGTCCCCTCAACTCTGACTAAACCTCTGCAAATAGTCTCTTCACTGAAATCTCTTCACTGGAATCATCTGAGTGGAATTCTATTTCCCATCTAGATTGATTGATGTATCCCCCACTCACCTTTCTGGAGCCAGCAAAGCCCTCAGACTCAGTGAAGAAGTATGCAAAGGGCATGAGGAAGATAAGGGACAGGTTGGAGAAGAGAAAAACGAGGTTCCAGAGGCCTAgagcaaaaaaaggaaaggtaGAGGTGGTCAGGAAAGGGAGAGTCCAACCCACTCGGGGAGCTGGGGATAGGGTGATTATGACTGACGAGCcccaggctgtgtgtgtctgcctgACCCCATCTGTTCCCTGTCATCACCCAAGCTGCACGCGGGAGCCACGCACCATGGATGAGGGAGCCGTTGAGCCACTGGATGTAGTAGTTCCGAGGCAGTGAGAGTAGCACCTCATTGCTGATGATGGAGAAGGGCAGGAGCAGGACAGCACCCAGGGCAACCGCCAGGGTAAAGGTGCAGAGCTCGAGCCTGGGCAGAGAAGGGGTAGTGCCCTTGCTTAGCTCAGACACTCACTTCCCTGGGCCCAAGAAGCCCCATTCGCACCTGTGGTTTCCCCTGGAACAGCTGCAGCGGTGACAGACCTAGGTAAGGAGCCGTCCACTGCCCCTccgtcccccacccctcccaccctaGCCCTTACCTCCAGGGAAGCCTTGGCACATGGGATAGGCACAACTCAGGCATTCATGGGAATCTGGTCACCTGCCATGTCACTTGCCCAGACTGTCCCCAGGAATGTGATCCTCCCACACATGCCTGTAGGGTGCATCAGGCATGATGCCAAGCTAAGGGGCCTGGCTTTTTCTCTGCTTAGAGATGTGGATTTCTGAGCTTGCCTTCTTCAGCCCAAATAAGAGCAGAGTCACCCCAGATGGCTATGCCCTGCACGAAAGCACTACAGCAAAGGGGGGAAATGGGACAGAAACACGGCTTTATAGAGACGGCCTATGTCCTGGGCTGCAATGGCTGAAAAGAAGGGACATTTCTATATACTTGGTCCATCAAGAGGAGAGGGTTGCTTTCTTGTAATCTGTTGACCCAGAAGGGTcatctctgtatttttctctataCTTGTTAGTGAATAATAGCAACCTGGAGTAAGGGCCATCCTCTTGAAATCAAGCATACCCCTCCTTCAGGAATCCCATCTTCCCTATCCCCTGCTGTTTCCATCAGCCTGCATCCCACCCTAATCCCTTCCCAATGACTACTGGGAGGTGAAGCCACGCTGGAGCTTTTTCCGGTGACTCAGGCCCCAGCTGACAGTTCCTGGCCATGAGGATCCCAGAAACTCCTGGCCTAaccagagagacaggaagaacaGCTTTTCCAAGCGTCCCCAGGGTGGGGTAAAGCTGGAAGAAGCCAGAAATTGGGTGGAAGCAGACACTTTCTCTTTACTTTGGGACACCCCACTTCCTGCCCTTCCCAGCTCCAGGGCCTCACTAGATCTCAGCTTCTAAAGGCTACTGGTGCCTGGTGCTCAGGCGACACTTACGCAATCTTGTTGACTGTGGCATCTTCATCATCCACTACAAGAGACAGAGGCACGGGGAAAAGACAGGACATCAGTGGGCAGCTCTGGGAACATGTGTGTTGCAATgtgccctcctgcctcctccctgctcctgaAAGAAGGGCCTGTACccacagaggcagagctggacaGGAGGCTCTGGAAGAGCTCATGCTATGAGCTGCACAACACACTCATATTCTCTGGTCAAGGTGGCAGCTTGAAGATTAGTGGGCCCAGGAGAAGAAAGCACGGGCCAGAACCTCCCtcacttccctcccttcccaccgTCTCTCCTATCACAGGTTCCTCTTTGTAAGCTCTGTGAGGTTGGTTACATCAGTGGCTGGGTACAATGAAAGGGaaatgtggggtgtggggggaggggagattcACAGAGAAAGTCTACAGGAGAATTACACTGAGGAGTAGTCTTCTTGGGTGGGGGGTTATGAAGCCATCTAGACGGGAGGAAAGGCTAGGGCCAGAACAGGATGATCTGGACAGGCTGGGGATAGGAACTGGGGCAAGTgtggccccccaccccctgccagtTACACAATGCCTTCAGGAAGGAAAGCTCCAATCTGAGCACATTTAGGCTCTCAATAAAGATTAATGCTACCATCACCAGGTTCTGGGGCCCCAGCGGTCAGGGAGGTCTCTGGTCCTGGGTGTGGAAGCACTAGGAGAGATGACAGAGTTTGTGCCCATGATTACATTTGCCCTGTAGTTGCCCACTTTAGGTTCACAGAGGGCTTTCACATTAACCATCTTATTTGGTCCACACAATAACAATGGACTGGGTAGAGAGTGTTGTTAGGCCCATTTTGCAGAGGATGAAACTGAGG contains:
- the LMBR1L gene encoding protein LMBR1L isoform X5, encoding MPELCLSHVPRLPWRLELCTFTLAVALGAVLLLPFSIISNEVLLSLPRNYYIQWLNGSLIHGLWNLVFLFSNLSLIFLMPFAYFFTESEGFAGSRKGVLGRVYETVVMLMLLTLLVLGMVWVASAIVDNNKASRESLYDFWEYYLPYLYSCISFLGVLLLLVCTPLGLARMFSVTGKLLVKPRLLEDLEEQLYCSAFEEAALTRRICNPTSCWLPLDMELLHRQVLTLQTQRVLLEKRRKASAWQRNLGYPLAMLCLLVLTGLAVLIVAIHILELLIDEAAMPRGMQGASLGQVSFSKLGSFGAVIQVVLIFYLMVSSVVGFYSSPLFRGLRPRWHDTAMTQIIGNCVCLLVLSSALPVFSRTLGLTRFDLLGDFGRFNWLGNFYIVFLYNAAFTGLTTLCLVKTFTAAVRAELIRAFGLDRLPLPVSGFPRASRKTQHQ
- the LMBR1L gene encoding protein LMBR1L isoform X1, with amino-acid sequence MEAADYEVLSVREQLFHERVRECIISTLLFATLYILCHIALTHFKKPAEFTTVLPHPGPETSLTAGAPEPVDDEDATVNKIALELCTFTLAVALGAVLLLPFSIISNEVLLSLPRNYYIQWLNGSLIHGLWNLVFLFSNLSLIFLMPFAYFFTESEGFAGSRKGVLGRVYETVVMLMLLTLLVLGMVWVASAIVDNNKASRESLYDFWEYYLPYLYSCISFLGVLLLLVCTPLGLARMFSVTGKLLVKPRLLEDLEEQLYCSAFEEAALTRRICSELKFFPAGMVGGTWAEAAPSSLPSDPTSCWLPLDMELLHRQVLTLQTQRVLLEKRRKASAWQRNLGYPLAMLCLLVLTGLAVLIVAIHILELLIDEAAMPRGMQGASLGQVSFSKLGSFGAVIQVVLIFYLMVSSVVGFYSSPLFRGLRPRWHDTAMTQIIGNCVCLLVLSSALPVFSRTLGLTRFDLLGDFGRFNWLGNFYIVFLYNAAFTGLTTLCLVKTFTAAVRAELIRAFGLDRLPLPVSGFPRASRKTQHQ
- the LMBR1L gene encoding protein LMBR1L isoform X4: MEAADYEVLSVREQLFHERVRECIISTLLFATLYILCHIALTHFKKPAEFTTVDDEDATVNKIALELCTFTLAVALGAVLLLPFSIISNEVLLSLPRNYYIQWLNGSLIHGLWNLVFLFSNLSLIFLMPFAYFFTESEGFAGSRKGVLGRVYETVVMLMLLTLLVLGMVWVASAIVDNNKASRESLYDFWEYYLPYLYSCISFLGVLLLLVCTPLGLARMFSVTGKLLVKPRLLEDLEEQLYCSAFEEAALTRRICNPTSCWLPLDMELLHRQVLTLQTQRVLLEKRRKASAWQRNLGYPLAMLCLLVLTGLAVLIVAIHILELLIDEAAMPRGMQGASLGQVSFSKLGSFGAVIQVVLIFYLMVSSVVGFYSSPLFRGLRPRWHDTAMTQIIGNCVCLLVLSSALPVFSRTLGLTRFDLLGDFGRFNWLGNFYIVFLYNAAFTGLTTLCLVKTFTAAVRAELIRAFGLDRLPLPVSGFPRASRKTQHQ
- the LMBR1L gene encoding protein LMBR1L isoform X3, translated to MEAADYEVLSVREQLFHERVRECIISTLLFATLYILCHIALTHFKKPAEFTTVLPHPGPETSLTAGAPEPVDDEDATVNKIALELCTFTLAVALGAVLLLPFSIISNEVLLSLPRNYYIQWLNGSLIHGLWNLVFLFSNLSLIFLMPFAYFFTESEGFAGSRKGVLGRVYETVVMLMLLTLLVLGMVWVASAIVDNNKASRESLYDFWEYYLPYLYSCISFLGVLLLLVCTPLGLARMFSVTGKLLVKPRLLEDLEEQLYCSAFEEAALTRRICNPTSCWLPLDMELLHRQVLTLQTQRVLLEKRRKASAWQRNLGYPLAMLCLLVLTGLAVLIVAIHILELLIDEAAMPRGMQGASLGQVSFSKLGSFGAVIQVVLIFYLMVSSVVGFYSSPLFRGLRPRWHDTAMTQIIGNCVCLLVLSSALPVFSRTLGLTRFDLLGDFGRFNWLGNFYIVFLYNAAFTGLTTLCLVKTFTAAVRAELIRAFGLDRLPLPVSGFPRASRKTQHQ
- the LMBR1L gene encoding protein LMBR1L isoform X2, whose translation is MEAADYEVLSVREQLFHERVRECIISTLLFATLYILCHIALTHFKKPAEFTTVDDEDATVNKIALELCTFTLAVALGAVLLLPFSIISNEVLLSLPRNYYIQWLNGSLIHGLWNLVFLFSNLSLIFLMPFAYFFTESEGFAGSRKGVLGRVYETVVMLMLLTLLVLGMVWVASAIVDNNKASRESLYDFWEYYLPYLYSCISFLGVLLLLVCTPLGLARMFSVTGKLLVKPRLLEDLEEQLYCSAFEEAALTRRICSELKFFPAGMVGGTWAEAAPSSLPSDPTSCWLPLDMELLHRQVLTLQTQRVLLEKRRKASAWQRNLGYPLAMLCLLVLTGLAVLIVAIHILELLIDEAAMPRGMQGASLGQVSFSKLGSFGAVIQVVLIFYLMVSSVVGFYSSPLFRGLRPRWHDTAMTQIIGNCVCLLVLSSALPVFSRTLGLTRFDLLGDFGRFNWLGNFYIVFLYNAAFTGLTTLCLVKTFTAAVRAELIRAFGLDRLPLPVSGFPRASRKTQHQ